The Prosthecomicrobium sp. N25 nucleotide sequence GAACGGATGCGCCCCCGGGTGGTCCAGGAAGGGCGGGGCCCCGTCGGGCAGCGGCCCGTCCCAGGTGTAGGTCGTAAACTCGGCGTGACGCTCCCACTTGAGCGATCCCGACCCGAAGGCGATCACGTGGTGGCGCGCCTCGGGCCCGGGCCCCGGCTGCCCCTGCGACCGGCACAGGGTCTCGAAGAAGACCCGGTCGGGCTTCGACGCGCCGCGGACGACCTCGAAGGCGTAGTGGAGGAAATAGCGGGGCGACTGCACGAGCCGGAACGGGCGGGCATGGATCTCGCCCAGGATCTCGGCCCGGAGCGGGTGCGGCGCGAAGCCCCGTGCCTCCGCGCCGGCCGCTTCGCCTGTCTCCCCCGTCATGCCGGCCTCCCCGAACCCTTGGCTCCTCCTCTTTACGGTGCGGGACGACGCCGGACCAGCCCGTCCGGTGGCCTTCGTTGTCGCGGTCGTGGCTGGATAAGAAAATTGACCACCCGTGGGGCCGTGCTATGGTGCCGCCGCCGGCCGCCTCGCGGCCGCAGGATCGGGCGAGCATGGTCTTCGGCAGGATCAGTCACAACCGCACCGCCGACGCGGTGGTCGAGCAGATCGAGCTCCTGATCCTGCAGGGAATCCTGCGCCCCGGCGACCGGCTGCCCGGCGAGCGCGACCTCGCCGCCCAGGTCGACGTCTCCCGCCCCATCCTGCGCGAGGCCCTGAAGACACTCGAGGAGCGCGGCCTGACGGCCTCCCGGCAGGGGGAGGGCACCTTCGTGGCGGACGTGATCGGCACCGTCTTCTCCGCCCCCGTGGTCGGCCTCATCCGCCGCTACCCCAAGGCCGTCGAGGACTATTTCGAGTTTCGCCGCGGCGTCGAGGCCTGGTCTTCCGAACTCGCCGCCGAGCGGGCGACCGACGCCGACCGTGAGATCCTGTCCCGCATCGTCGCCGCCATGGAGGAGGCCCATCGCGGCCCGGACACGGAGGCGGAAGCCGCGCTCGACCTCGAGTTCCACACCGCGATCGGCGAGGCAGCGCACAATCTGGTGCTGCTGCACACGCTCCGCTCCTGCTATCGCCTGCTCGCCGACGGCGTCTTCTACAGCCGGTCCCGCCTCTACGGCCGCCCCGAGGCGCGCGACGCCATCATGGCCCAGCACCGGGCGATCCACGCGGCGATCATGGCGGGCGACCCCCGACGGGCGCGCGCCGCTGCGGAGGCCCACATCGACTACGTGGCCGCCGCCACCCGCGCCGCCGACACCCGCGAGGACCGCGCCCACGCCGCCTCCCTGCGCCTCGAACTCCTCACCAGCCGTCGCCAGCGACGCCCCGCCCTGACCCGCCTCGCCGCCTCCGGCGAATGACGTTCCTTACCAGAAGCCTGGATCCCCTCCGATGACCGCCAGCCCACGCCGACCCCGGGTCGCCCTCTTCGTCACCTGTCTGGTCGACCTCTTCCGTCCCTCCGTCGGCTTCGCGGCCGTCAAGCTCCTGGAGGACGCCGGCTGCACCGTCGAGGTCCCGGCCGCGCAGACCTGCTGCGGCCAGCCCGCCTTCAACTCCGGCGACCGCGCCGACGCCCGTGCGATCGCCGAGAGCGTCATCCGGGTCTTCGAGCCCTACGACTACGTGGTCGCGCCCTCCGGCTCCTGCGGCGGCATGATCAAGCTGCACTATCCGGAGATCTTCGCCGACGTGCCGGCCTGGAAGCCGCGCGCCGACGCTCTTGCCGCCAAGACCTTCGAGCTCGTCTCCTTCCTGGCGGACGTGCTCGGGGTCACCGCGACCGGCGCCCGCTTCAACGGCACCGTGACCTACCACGACAGCTGCTCGGGCCTGCGCGAGCTCGGCATCAAGGACCAGCCCCGCCGGCTCCTCGGCGCCGTCGACGGCCTGGAACTGCGCGAGATGCAGGACCCGGACGTCTGCTGCGGCTTCGGCGGCACCTTCTGCGTCAAGTATCCGGACATCTCCAACCACATCGTCGAGAAGAAGATCGCCAACGTCGCCGCCACGGGCGCCGGGATCCTGGCCGCCGGCGACCTCGGCTGCCTGATGAACATGGCCGGCAAGCTGAAGCGCCAGGGCAGCGGCATCGAGGTCCGCCACGTCGCCGAGATCCTCGTCGGCGCGACCGGGCCGGCGATCGGGGAAAAATCAGAACGGGCTTGATGCACGCATTTCAACCATAAATAATGAATTGTCATGGCCACGAACGCTGATTCTGGGGGCGCCATATGGAAGCTTATGCTATCTGGAACAATAAGGGCGGCACAGGAAAGAGTACGATTACATTTCACGTTGCTTCACGATTTGCAGAGAAAAATCCTGGCTCGAAAGTACTTGTAATCGATCTCTGCCCACAAGCAAATTCTTCAATGCTTCTCCTGGGCGGTGGCGCTGAGGGGGAGATGAAATTATTGGAACTATGTTCGTCTGCAAATCCTCGAAGCGTAGTAGGATACATAAGCGATGCACTGCTTAATCGCGTGACACCAGATTTGACAAAGTATATCGTACAGATATCAACTCACAATGATCAAATGCCAGATAACTTGTACCTAATGGCAGGTGATGGCAATCTCGAACTGATGGCTCCAGCGATAATTGACGAGGCTGCCAGGACGCCTCTCCCTGGATTAGATGACCCATGGAAGGCAGTGCATAAAATATTTACGAATCTCATGTCGAGTTTAGAGAGTGGTCCGGACTCTTGGACAGTGTTCTTGGACACTAATCCCTCATTCTCAATTTATACAGAGCTTGCGATCTGCGGAGCTTCTCGGCTTTTAGTTCCTATGAATGCGGATGACTCGTCCAGAGTTGCTGTCAAGGCACTATTTGCTCTGTTGCATGGAACAAATCCCCCGCACCCTTTCTTTGGCAACTATACCTTCGCAGCAAAAGCGAAACTGCGGGGATTGAATGTTCCGAAGGTGCATCTCGCAATTGGAAATCGATTCACTCAATATAAAGGAGCTGCTGCGGCCTATAAGGCGTTCTCCGATGCTACGGCTGATCAGTTGTATAACGAGTTTCAGCTTAATCCCGACAGATTTACTGGAGATCTTCATGAAGACGCAGGAAAGCAGGAGTTCCTTGCCTCATACGTGGCAGAACTTCGCGACTTCAATACAGCCGGAGTGGTGGCAGCACACCACGGAACCCCGCTTTCCCGTATGAAGCAAGATTACTATTCAGTGCATGATGACCCTGATGTTAAAGTTAATGCTGCCCAAATCAGAGAGGGTTTGAAGGCCATAGACAAGATCGTCGCAAAAATTGATCCATGAAAGTTGATCCCATGAAACTCACCTCGCCCGCCTTCAAGGCCAACGCCGCCCACGCCCTCCACGACCCGAACCTGCAGAAGGCGCTCGGGCACGTGGAGAAGGGCTTCATCGACAAGCGCCGCATGGCCGCCGACGCCCTGCCGGAGTTCGAGGCCCTGCGCGACGGCGCGCGCGACATCAAGAACCACACCCTCGCCCATCTCGACCTCTACCTGGAAGCCTACGAGCGCAAAGTCGTGGCCCAGGGCGGCCACGTGCACTGGGCCGAGACGGCCGAGGAGGCGCGCGCCATCGTGCTCGACATCTGCCGGCGCCTCGGCGCCCGCACGGTGACCAAGGGCAAGACCATGATCTCCGAGGAGATCGGCCTGAACGAGTTCCTCGAGGGCGAGGGCATCCAGCCGGTCGAGACCGACCTCGGCGAATACATCATCCAGCTCCGCAACGAAGGCCCGAGCCACATCATCGCCCCCGCGGTCCACGTCACTAAGGACCAGGTCGAGGCCGACT carries:
- a CDS encoding FadR/GntR family transcriptional regulator, which translates into the protein MVFGRISHNRTADAVVEQIELLILQGILRPGDRLPGERDLAAQVDVSRPILREALKTLEERGLTASRQGEGTFVADVIGTVFSAPVVGLIRRYPKAVEDYFEFRRGVEAWSSELAAERATDADREILSRIVAAMEEAHRGPDTEAEAALDLEFHTAIGEAAHNLVLLHTLRSCYRLLADGVFYSRSRLYGRPEARDAIMAQHRAIHAAIMAGDPRRARAAAEAHIDYVAAATRAADTREDRAHAASLRLELLTSRRQRRPALTRLAASGE
- a CDS encoding (Fe-S)-binding protein; this translates as MTASPRRPRVALFVTCLVDLFRPSVGFAAVKLLEDAGCTVEVPAAQTCCGQPAFNSGDRADARAIAESVIRVFEPYDYVVAPSGSCGGMIKLHYPEIFADVPAWKPRADALAAKTFELVSFLADVLGVTATGARFNGTVTYHDSCSGLRELGIKDQPRRLLGAVDGLELREMQDPDVCCGFGGTFCVKYPDISNHIVEKKIANVAATGAGILAAGDLGCLMNMAGKLKRQGSGIEVRHVAEILVGATGPAIGEKSERA
- a CDS encoding ParA family protein, which gives rise to MEAYAIWNNKGGTGKSTITFHVASRFAEKNPGSKVLVIDLCPQANSSMLLLGGGAEGEMKLLELCSSANPRSVVGYISDALLNRVTPDLTKYIVQISTHNDQMPDNLYLMAGDGNLELMAPAIIDEAARTPLPGLDDPWKAVHKIFTNLMSSLESGPDSWTVFLDTNPSFSIYTELAICGASRLLVPMNADDSSRVAVKALFALLHGTNPPHPFFGNYTFAAKAKLRGLNVPKVHLAIGNRFTQYKGAAAAYKAFSDATADQLYNEFQLNPDRFTGDLHEDAGKQEFLASYVAELRDFNTAGVVAAHHGTPLSRMKQDYYSVHDDPDVKVNAAQIREGLKAIDKIVAKIDP